In one Vulgatibacter incomptus genomic region, the following are encoded:
- a CDS encoding lamin tail domain-containing protein produces the protein MLKIWRTSCLALMALAVSACGSKDTGQAQEPGDVEIVAFVARPDRVEAGGSVEVSWETTNADRLSLTANGGDVQLGAAAIQAGSVSVVVDVETTFELTATGKKDGDVKTATATVKILGDAIEILSFTANPTEVEEGKETTLSWKTHGAEAIRIVDGALNEVDLGGQAAPEGSVKVAVASSTTFKLVASKGEEKAEATVTVKVKGSPVANLSADPARIVHGSTSTLTWQTEDAVSVAIVDEEDRPVFESSTQLSGTFEVTPSFTTTYRLTAIGATKQAVASAFVEVAPKIVSFAPVDPSAAGVGSLKALTWVVGGAREVEVSNLAGVAQTFTGDEAAQGSVSLPMSADGKFKLVARSGTLEASSELTIDIMLEPVIGSFEAARPVLTIGDDGQATAVLSWSGVERAIGLRLVGENLGEIAIGGDALVSGSVEVVLQADETFTLMASNESGDVAATAAVRLVPAAAIESLAALPGRVGVGEAFTVSWATTGATSIQLRQDGAVVATADDAVAAGAVELVAATNSAIELRAFNDAGDFVSRTLTVTVGAPTNTSFTATPNRVWVGGTATLAWQNLGGTSLSLKRSGEEIFATTDLTRIADGSYLATIETAGSSTFTLEVVNGASQRTTASIVVDAGTGPRIAAFSVGPAQLLVDTNATISWQTTDDPDGATPVLSLTDDRGGTYPIAAGSEHAGSLQRALGQVGSYTFTLTASTPSAGSTPVSETRSVTVVGVPAATLVATPQVFDTTVAPTVTLSWTSANAESLLLYQLDGSGAPVTPALLTVPRSDRASGSFQVVPARATTYRIVATNALGTSVSADASVTIAPPEILSFTATPVEVLVGDGVTLEWTTKMASGVSLSVLPGGLVFSETSAPYIDVQAAGGTKHDLTQTWSTLTTNDEGFDILTFPGTFRFPFGGQTYNRIMIYANGIASFDFGRTGTISSFSNTNFPSGTTSPWAHIAPFWDDLFFPNSATNGNVYYLLSSDAEGEFLAIQWKGITNAAAGTDNLNFEILLRPDGTFEYRYGPWIRGGASQGWVDGNSATIGYQFPDQSGYHVFSKDTAVPGGLGGRSFRYSPPPSLSPNDSYVWTPAGAGSKTVTLTARGEGTATATVDVIVHPRATLSVTAPSGEVLRDTNFTLSWTSTNATSVEVVDSSGTVRCSAASSQIASGSCVLSEATVGEHQYTVRAAGALESVVERVVRIIVYPPFELVDFTVSGTQLEYGAVVTLAWETSGATSITLSANGVELDLTGKDIDGDSLIHVPQRPTTYVLAIEAADGRIRTATKTVTVRTLDLSVDPVAADVSPGTPVTLSWTATSLSGGTARVYAPSPMEDVTSSTAFEDISSMPGVATLIAGGLDTTTVTVDFGGRFSFPFFGQRRTAARVSTDGVISFDTASTAFFTSNQPIPNDGTSNRLAHLAAFWDDLHTRTSGRVHSLRIDDDTYVVQWTHLSPFAGSSNTNQYDLNFQVVLHSDGTFEYRYGTMAAPASTSSSCFPSTCVNEANGSSATIGYQDPTGLMGHQLHFGGTSGAAGNPTFPGGIANRAFRYQPAAGVGTTTIVPAKTGDYTICAEVDGYMSCQTVHVTADFEISSFVTSAANVNRGQSVDLSWTTKGGDELTIKANGTVIADGTTVGISAGVLPLVPTETTTYVLELKNRFLNRTVTSSKTVTVKQFGLSVGASEASVNPGGAVTISWNADMYSGGNYALTTPMTEVASAFVDLSADSALQPIIGAGADSTMANVPFVGGFTFNYLGTPYSAVRVSTDGFLTFDSSATTTSSNSTLPSSSNKKVHLAAFWKDLHTRTNGRVYALATATEVIVQWSHISMFSGSSAAEHDLNFQVVLHADGSFEYRYGTMAGLAAPNVSTSCFPNTCENEANASSATIGYQDPTGVAGYLHYMGGTSNSASNFPFAGGLSNRSFQFSPFNGSGSVVVNPADTTSYRICAISGAFIECTDVITVQSEWKIVSFGASTALVEPGQPVTLSWETTGGDDIRLSATTGAATRQFDVSGLSMSSDTYTDNLPGHTTYNFELWSMGRVKRATKSVVARNVSVGLQASPTTVGAGQPVTLSWDAASNTGDAPALTGNFLVSEVSSPYEDITTSGGTLLSELGLGVLTTSGPYAIVDFSANGFTFPYFGGRFTRLKVGNQGVLSFDETLSGSRSSNLQLPTTDTNGVKVQFAPFWGDVQTAAAGSTAHPDGGVYAKFVSEPGGIDHYIIQYHHHRIGSAADGATDLNFQVVYFADGAVEYRYGDMLPLTGNNSVLGGSKTIGFQRPGGGWGHNIHFGSSSTTTFAGGFGHRSFRFEPLESTGSRLVTPTKTTTYNLCATVSGYTECKEVTIFVHDVGSVVITELMIDPAGGSTAQWFEIQNLNSIPIDLDRWVIETSSGSHVIQGPVVIPAFGFATLAASPSVGFTPSYVYGNGVALAVGGDTLRVKAFGFATVASVTWDSSWSIPSGSSLGLDGSYLVRGVLNNNPAQWCTGPATPGTAAVGCRFTDYSLNRYATVPFIDIRATGTTVSAMRDDSGKTGLTLPFSMPIFGSSTSQIWVDANGWVSFAPTQPSTSHFAPDALPRTSTATPAGPLFAAFYDDLGCTQSVGTWDWQYEHRVIGSNQVTILQWNNFNRCSNTGGTTFQIQLSSNGDMAVVFGNIVAAAGTSAWNIYNGSSAWIGLEGPDRTRPITALYKTVEPLSGRAFQFTKK, from the coding sequence ATGTTGAAGATCTGGCGTACGAGTTGTCTTGCCCTGATGGCGCTCGCCGTCTCGGCCTGTGGAAGCAAGGACACGGGTCAGGCGCAGGAGCCTGGCGATGTCGAGATCGTCGCTTTCGTCGCGCGCCCGGACCGAGTCGAGGCGGGCGGTAGCGTTGAGGTCTCCTGGGAGACGACGAACGCCGACCGCCTCTCGCTGACCGCCAACGGCGGTGACGTGCAGCTCGGCGCAGCCGCCATCCAGGCGGGCTCCGTCTCGGTGGTCGTCGACGTTGAAACCACCTTCGAGCTGACGGCCACGGGGAAGAAGGATGGCGACGTCAAGACTGCCACCGCCACCGTAAAGATCCTCGGAGACGCGATCGAGATCCTCTCGTTCACCGCGAACCCGACCGAGGTGGAGGAGGGGAAGGAAACGACGCTCTCCTGGAAGACCCACGGCGCGGAAGCGATCCGTATCGTTGACGGCGCACTCAACGAGGTGGACCTCGGCGGCCAGGCGGCGCCGGAGGGCTCCGTGAAGGTGGCCGTCGCAAGCTCGACGACCTTCAAGCTCGTGGCGTCGAAGGGCGAGGAGAAGGCGGAGGCGACCGTCACGGTGAAGGTGAAGGGTTCTCCCGTCGCCAACCTGAGCGCCGATCCGGCGAGGATCGTCCACGGCAGCACCTCGACCCTGACGTGGCAGACGGAGGACGCCGTGTCGGTCGCGATCGTGGACGAGGAGGACCGGCCCGTCTTCGAGAGCAGCACGCAGCTCAGCGGGACCTTCGAAGTGACGCCCTCGTTCACCACGACCTACCGGCTCACCGCGATCGGCGCCACGAAGCAGGCCGTCGCTTCTGCGTTCGTCGAGGTGGCGCCGAAGATCGTCTCCTTCGCTCCGGTGGATCCCTCCGCCGCCGGGGTCGGCTCTCTCAAGGCTCTCACCTGGGTGGTAGGCGGCGCCCGCGAGGTCGAGGTCTCGAACCTCGCCGGTGTGGCCCAGACCTTCACCGGTGACGAAGCCGCGCAGGGATCCGTCTCGCTGCCCATGAGCGCGGACGGCAAGTTCAAGCTGGTGGCCCGGAGCGGAACCCTCGAGGCGTCGAGCGAGCTGACGATCGACATCATGCTCGAACCGGTGATCGGCAGCTTCGAGGCTGCGCGCCCGGTGCTCACGATCGGCGACGACGGACAGGCGACGGCGGTGCTCTCGTGGTCGGGCGTCGAGCGGGCGATCGGGCTTCGGCTGGTCGGCGAGAACCTCGGCGAGATCGCCATTGGCGGTGACGCCCTCGTCTCTGGCTCGGTGGAGGTGGTGCTCCAGGCCGACGAGACCTTCACTCTCATGGCTTCGAACGAATCCGGCGACGTTGCCGCCACCGCCGCGGTTCGGCTCGTTCCTGCGGCGGCGATCGAGTCCCTGGCCGCGCTTCCGGGCAGGGTTGGGGTAGGGGAGGCCTTTACTGTCTCGTGGGCGACCACCGGCGCCACCTCGATCCAGCTCAGGCAGGACGGTGCGGTCGTCGCGACCGCCGACGATGCGGTCGCCGCTGGCGCGGTCGAGCTCGTTGCCGCCACCAACTCGGCGATCGAGCTCCGGGCGTTCAACGACGCGGGCGACTTCGTCTCGAGGACCCTCACCGTCACAGTCGGGGCTCCAACGAACACCTCCTTCACCGCGACTCCGAATCGCGTCTGGGTCGGCGGGACCGCCACCCTCGCCTGGCAGAACCTGGGCGGCACGTCGCTCTCCCTGAAGCGGAGTGGGGAGGAGATCTTCGCGACGACCGATCTCACGCGGATCGCCGACGGCTCCTACCTCGCCACGATCGAGACGGCCGGCTCCTCCACCTTTACCCTCGAGGTGGTAAACGGCGCATCGCAGCGCACGACCGCGTCCATCGTCGTCGACGCAGGGACCGGTCCGCGGATCGCGGCGTTCTCGGTCGGGCCCGCGCAGCTCCTGGTCGACACGAATGCCACGATCTCGTGGCAGACCACCGACGATCCGGACGGGGCCACGCCCGTCCTCTCTCTGACGGACGACCGGGGTGGTACCTACCCGATTGCCGCCGGAAGCGAGCACGCCGGGTCGCTCCAGCGTGCGCTGGGCCAGGTCGGCTCGTACACCTTCACGCTCACCGCGAGCACGCCGAGCGCGGGTTCCACGCCGGTGAGTGAGACGCGTTCGGTCACGGTTGTCGGAGTCCCCGCGGCGACGCTGGTGGCGACGCCGCAGGTCTTCGACACCACGGTGGCGCCCACCGTGACGCTCTCGTGGACCTCGGCAAACGCCGAGTCGCTTCTGCTCTACCAGCTCGATGGCAGCGGCGCGCCCGTCACGCCCGCGCTCCTCACGGTTCCCAGGAGCGATCGCGCCAGCGGCAGCTTCCAGGTCGTTCCGGCCCGGGCTACCACCTATCGGATCGTGGCGACCAACGCCCTCGGCACCTCGGTCTCGGCCGACGCGAGCGTGACGATCGCTCCGCCCGAGATCCTCAGCTTCACCGCGACTCCCGTCGAGGTCCTCGTGGGCGATGGAGTGACGCTCGAGTGGACCACCAAGATGGCCTCTGGCGTTTCGCTGAGCGTTCTCCCCGGCGGGCTCGTCTTCTCGGAGACCTCGGCGCCGTACATCGACGTCCAGGCGGCAGGCGGCACCAAGCACGACCTGACCCAGACCTGGAGCACCCTCACGACCAACGACGAGGGGTTCGACATCTTGACGTTCCCGGGCACCTTCAGGTTCCCGTTCGGCGGTCAGACCTACAACCGCATCATGATCTACGCGAACGGGATCGCCAGCTTCGATTTCGGCCGCACCGGAACGATATCGAGCTTCAGCAACACCAACTTCCCTTCGGGGACGACGAGCCCCTGGGCGCACATCGCGCCGTTCTGGGACGATCTCTTCTTCCCCAACAGCGCGACGAATGGAAACGTCTACTACCTCCTGAGCTCGGACGCGGAGGGAGAGTTCCTCGCCATCCAGTGGAAGGGCATCACCAACGCCGCCGCCGGAACGGACAATCTCAACTTCGAGATCCTCCTGAGGCCAGACGGGACGTTCGAATACCGCTACGGTCCGTGGATCCGGGGCGGGGCGTCGCAGGGCTGGGTCGACGGCAACAGCGCGACCATCGGGTACCAGTTCCCGGATCAGAGCGGGTATCACGTCTTCAGCAAAGACACCGCGGTGCCCGGCGGCCTCGGGGGCCGGAGTTTCCGCTACTCGCCGCCTCCCTCCCTCTCGCCGAACGACAGCTACGTCTGGACTCCGGCCGGCGCTGGCAGCAAGACCGTCACCCTGACCGCTCGGGGAGAGGGGACCGCGACGGCGACCGTGGACGTCATCGTCCATCCGAGGGCCACGCTCTCGGTGACGGCACCCTCTGGCGAGGTGCTGAGGGACACGAATTTCACCCTCTCGTGGACCTCTACCAACGCCACCTCCGTCGAGGTGGTCGACTCGTCCGGCACGGTCCGGTGCTCGGCGGCCTCCAGCCAGATCGCGTCCGGCTCTTGCGTGCTCTCGGAGGCGACGGTCGGGGAGCACCAGTACACCGTCCGGGCCGCGGGGGCGCTCGAGTCCGTGGTGGAGCGCGTGGTCCGGATCATCGTGTACCCGCCCTTCGAGCTCGTCGACTTCACCGTGAGTGGCACCCAGCTCGAATACGGAGCCGTTGTCACCCTCGCCTGGGAGACGAGCGGCGCGACCTCGATCACCTTGTCCGCGAACGGCGTCGAGCTCGACCTCACGGGCAAGGACATCGACGGCGACTCGTTGATCCACGTCCCTCAGCGGCCGACCACCTACGTCCTCGCGATCGAGGCCGCCGACGGTCGCATCCGGACGGCGACGAAGACGGTCACGGTGCGGACGCTGGACCTCTCCGTCGACCCGGTCGCTGCCGACGTGTCGCCCGGGACCCCGGTGACGTTGAGCTGGACGGCGACTTCCTTGTCGGGCGGGACCGCACGCGTCTACGCGCCGTCGCCGATGGAGGACGTCACGTCGTCGACTGCGTTCGAGGACATCAGCTCGATGCCTGGTGTGGCGACGCTGATCGCGGGTGGATTGGACACCACGACCGTCACGGTCGACTTCGGAGGCCGCTTCTCGTTCCCGTTCTTCGGTCAGCGCCGCACGGCTGCTCGCGTCTCGACAGACGGCGTGATCTCGTTCGATACCGCCTCGACGGCCTTTTTCACCAGCAACCAGCCGATCCCCAACGACGGTACCTCCAACCGGCTGGCCCACCTCGCCGCGTTTTGGGATGATCTCCACACTCGGACGAGCGGACGGGTCCACAGTCTGCGGATCGACGACGATACCTACGTCGTCCAGTGGACCCATTTGAGCCCCTTCGCGGGCTCGTCGAACACGAACCAGTACGACCTCAACTTCCAGGTTGTCCTCCACTCGGACGGCACCTTCGAGTACCGATACGGAACCATGGCGGCGCCGGCCAGCACCTCGTCCAGCTGCTTCCCCTCTACCTGTGTGAACGAGGCGAACGGATCCAGCGCGACGATCGGATACCAGGACCCGACCGGGCTGATGGGCCACCAGCTCCACTTCGGCGGTACCTCCGGCGCGGCGGGCAACCCGACCTTCCCTGGGGGCATCGCCAACCGTGCGTTCCGCTACCAGCCTGCCGCCGGCGTCGGGACGACGACCATCGTTCCGGCCAAGACCGGCGACTACACGATCTGCGCCGAGGTCGACGGTTACATGTCTTGCCAGACGGTCCATGTGACCGCCGACTTCGAGATCTCGTCCTTCGTGACGAGCGCAGCGAACGTCAACCGGGGCCAGTCCGTTGACCTCTCGTGGACCACGAAGGGCGGGGATGAGCTCACCATCAAGGCAAACGGTACCGTGATTGCCGACGGGACGACCGTCGGCATCTCGGCGGGCGTCCTCCCGCTCGTTCCGACGGAGACGACGACCTACGTGCTCGAGCTCAAGAACCGGTTCCTCAACCGGACCGTCACCTCTTCGAAGACCGTCACGGTGAAGCAGTTCGGGCTCTCGGTCGGGGCGTCGGAGGCGTCCGTCAATCCAGGTGGGGCGGTCACGATCTCCTGGAACGCTGACATGTACTCCGGCGGGAACTACGCGCTGACCACTCCGATGACCGAGGTGGCGTCGGCGTTCGTGGACCTCTCTGCGGATTCCGCTCTTCAGCCGATCATCGGCGCTGGTGCGGACTCCACCATGGCCAACGTCCCCTTCGTCGGCGGGTTCACGTTCAATTATCTGGGGACCCCGTACAGCGCGGTGCGCGTTTCGACCGACGGCTTCCTGACGTTCGACTCCAGCGCCACCACGACCTCGAGCAACTCCACGCTGCCCAGCTCGAGCAACAAGAAGGTGCACCTGGCGGCGTTCTGGAAGGACCTGCATACCCGTACGAACGGAAGGGTCTACGCCCTCGCCACCGCGACGGAAGTCATCGTCCAGTGGAGCCACATCAGCATGTTCTCCGGCTCCAGCGCGGCGGAGCACGACCTGAACTTCCAGGTGGTTCTCCACGCCGACGGCTCCTTCGAGTATCGCTACGGAACCATGGCCGGGCTGGCCGCCCCGAACGTCTCGACGAGCTGCTTCCCGAACACCTGCGAGAACGAAGCGAACGCCTCGTCCGCCACCATCGGCTACCAGGATCCGACGGGAGTGGCCGGCTACCTGCACTACATGGGCGGTACGAGCAACTCCGCCAGCAACTTCCCGTTCGCGGGAGGCCTCTCGAACCGCTCGTTCCAGTTCTCGCCGTTCAATGGTTCGGGCTCGGTGGTCGTGAATCCCGCGGATACGACGAGCTACCGGATCTGCGCGATCTCGGGCGCCTTCATCGAGTGCACCGACGTGATCACGGTCCAGTCGGAGTGGAAGATCGTCTCCTTCGGAGCGAGCACGGCGTTGGTGGAGCCCGGTCAGCCCGTCACGCTCTCGTGGGAGACCACCGGCGGTGACGACATCCGCCTGAGCGCCACCACGGGGGCAGCGACCCGGCAGTTCGACGTGTCGGGCCTCTCCATGTCCTCCGATACCTACACGGACAACCTCCCCGGGCACACGACCTACAACTTCGAGCTGTGGTCGATGGGCCGGGTCAAGAGAGCGACGAAGTCCGTCGTGGCGCGAAACGTGAGCGTCGGACTCCAGGCGTCGCCGACCACGGTCGGCGCTGGCCAGCCGGTGACGCTCTCGTGGGACGCCGCCTCGAACACCGGAGATGCGCCCGCCCTGACGGGCAACTTCCTCGTCTCGGAGGTGAGCTCACCCTACGAGGACATCACGACATCGGGCGGAACGCTGCTGTCCGAGCTCGGACTCGGCGTGTTGACGACCAGCGGTCCCTACGCAATCGTCGACTTCTCCGCTAACGGTTTCACCTTCCCGTACTTCGGCGGCCGGTTCACCCGGCTCAAGGTCGGCAACCAAGGCGTTCTCTCGTTTGACGAAACCTTGTCCGGCTCCCGCTCGAGCAACCTCCAGCTCCCGACCACCGATACGAACGGGGTCAAGGTCCAGTTCGCTCCGTTCTGGGGCGACGTCCAGACCGCGGCGGCTGGTAGCACGGCCCATCCGGATGGCGGCGTCTACGCGAAGTTCGTCTCGGAGCCCGGCGGAATCGACCACTACATCATCCAGTACCACCATCACCGGATTGGCAGCGCCGCCGACGGCGCCACCGATCTGAACTTCCAGGTGGTCTACTTCGCGGACGGCGCAGTGGAATACCGTTACGGAGACATGCTCCCGCTCACCGGAAACAACAGCGTTCTGGGCGGTTCGAAGACCATCGGCTTCCAGAGGCCCGGTGGCGGCTGGGGCCATAACATCCACTTCGGCTCGAGCTCGACCACCACCTTCGCCGGCGGTTTCGGACATCGGTCGTTCCGCTTCGAGCCCCTCGAGTCGACCGGCTCCAGGCTCGTGACCCCGACCAAGACTACGACCTACAACCTGTGCGCGACCGTGTCTGGTTACACGGAATGCAAGGAGGTCACGATCTTCGTCCACGACGTCGGGTCCGTGGTGATCACCGAGCTCATGATCGATCCGGCGGGCGGTTCGACGGCGCAGTGGTTCGAGATCCAGAACCTGAACTCGATCCCGATCGACCTCGATCGCTGGGTGATCGAGACCTCCAGCGGATCCCACGTGATCCAGGGACCGGTCGTGATTCCCGCGTTTGGCTTCGCGACCCTCGCCGCCTCTCCCAGCGTCGGGTTCACACCGAGCTACGTCTACGGCAATGGCGTCGCCCTCGCCGTGGGAGGTGATACGCTCCGGGTCAAGGCGTTTGGGTTCGCGACGGTGGCCTCCGTGACGTGGGACTCCTCCTGGTCGATTCCGTCGGGCTCGAGCCTGGGCCTCGATGGGAGCTATCTGGTCCGAGGCGTCCTCAACAACAATCCGGCCCAGTGGTGCACGGGGCCGGCTACTCCCGGAACGGCGGCAGTGGGCTGCCGCTTCACGGACTACAGCCTGAACCGATATGCGACGGTGCCGTTCATCGACATCCGGGCGACCGGAACCACGGTCAGCGCGATGCGGGACGACTCAGGCAAAACCGGCCTCACGCTCCCGTTCTCCATGCCGATCTTCGGTTCGTCCACGAGCCAGATCTGGGTGGATGCAAACGGCTGGGTCTCGTTCGCTCCTACCCAGCCCTCGACGTCTCATTTCGCGCCGGACGCCCTTCCGCGGACGAGCACCGCCACGCCCGCCGGTCCGCTGTTCGCCGCGTTCTATGACGACCTCGGCTGCACGCAGAGCGTTGGAACTTGGGACTGGCAGTACGAGCACCGCGTGATCGGCTCGAACCAGGTCACGATCCTGCAGTGGAACAACTTCAATCGCTGCAGCAACACCGGCGGGACGACGTTCCAGATTCAGCTCTCGTCCAACGGCGACATGGCGGTGGTCTTCGGCAACATCGTGGCGGCCGCGGGCACCTCGGCCTGGAACATCTACAACGGTTCGAGCGCGTGGATCGGCCTGGAGGGACCGGATCGGACGCGGCCCATCACGGCGCTCTACAAGACCGTCGAGCCGCTCTCCGGCAGGGCCTTCCAGTTCACCAAGAAGTAG
- a CDS encoding AMP-binding protein: MHPLLPGNLGRAARTALRIGDDRLSYHDLLRAAEASAARLLADSLRPGDRVAVWATPSAATAAAIVGNAVAGLVTVPLNPALGERELAHILADAAPKRILADHPEAFEGRIPDGGPRIEAIVTAGPRRASFAEVGPDAPLLVLYTSGTTGAPKGAILTHGNAASNLDGLAAAWAWSGADTLVHALPLFHVHGLVLGLFGSLRAGSELLLLPRFSPQAVCEAFGPGGGSMLFAVPTMYHRLAEHLEAHAADRTRLAAARLLVSGSAALPVREHERLAGLLGQRIVERYGLTETLINCAIRHDGERRPGTVGPPVDGVELKLVDDDRRPLPDGDETAIGEVAVRGPNVFAGYLNRPDATAAVVDEDGFFLTGDLATRSADGYVRIVGRRATDLIKTGGYKVGAGEVEAALLEHPGVREAAVIGSPDDDLGERIVAFVVPAPGEPPSPEELSSHVASLLAPHKRPRQVEIVPDLPRNAMGKVLKKQLGARSTT; the protein is encoded by the coding sequence ATGCACCCCCTCCTGCCCGGCAACCTCGGACGCGCGGCCCGCACGGCCCTGCGCATCGGCGACGACCGCCTCTCCTACCACGACCTCCTCCGGGCCGCCGAGGCCTCCGCCGCCCGGCTCCTGGCCGACTCGCTGCGCCCCGGCGACCGGGTCGCGGTCTGGGCCACGCCCTCGGCGGCGACGGCCGCAGCGATCGTCGGCAACGCCGTCGCGGGCCTGGTGACCGTGCCGCTCAACCCGGCCCTCGGAGAGCGGGAGCTCGCCCACATCCTCGCCGACGCCGCTCCCAAGCGGATCCTCGCCGACCACCCGGAGGCCTTCGAGGGCCGGATCCCCGACGGCGGGCCCCGCATCGAGGCCATCGTCACCGCGGGCCCCCGCCGCGCCTCCTTCGCCGAGGTCGGCCCCGACGCGCCCCTCCTCGTCCTCTACACCTCCGGCACCACCGGCGCGCCCAAGGGCGCCATCCTCACCCACGGGAACGCCGCCTCGAACCTCGACGGTCTCGCCGCGGCATGGGCCTGGAGCGGCGCCGACACGCTGGTGCACGCCCTGCCCCTCTTCCACGTCCACGGCCTCGTCCTGGGCCTCTTCGGGAGCCTGCGGGCGGGCTCGGAGCTCCTCCTCCTGCCCCGCTTCTCCCCGCAGGCCGTCTGCGAGGCCTTCGGACCGGGCGGCGGCTCGATGCTCTTCGCGGTGCCGACGATGTACCACCGCCTCGCCGAGCACCTGGAGGCCCACGCCGCCGACAGAACGCGCCTCGCCGCTGCCCGGCTCCTCGTCTCCGGCTCCGCGGCGCTCCCGGTGCGGGAGCACGAGCGGCTCGCCGGCCTCCTGGGACAGCGGATCGTCGAGCGCTACGGCCTCACCGAGACCCTGATCAATTGCGCCATCCGTCACGACGGCGAACGCAGGCCCGGCACCGTCGGCCCGCCGGTGGACGGAGTCGAGCTCAAGCTGGTGGACGACGATCGCCGCCCGCTGCCAGACGGCGACGAGACCGCCATCGGCGAGGTGGCCGTGCGCGGCCCCAACGTCTTCGCCGGCTACCTCAACCGTCCCGACGCCACCGCCGCCGTCGTCGATGAGGACGGCTTCTTCCTCACCGGGGACCTCGCCACCCGCTCGGCGGACGGCTACGTGCGGATCGTAGGGAGGAGGGCCACCGACCTCATCAAGACCGGCGGCTACAAGGTCGGCGCCGGCGAGGTCGAGGCGGCCCTCCTCGAGCATCCGGGCGTTCGAGAGGCGGCGGTCATAGGCAGCCCCGACGACGACCTCGGCGAGCGGATCGTGGCCTTCGTCGTGCCGGCCCCCGGCGAGCCGCCCTCGCCCGAGGAGCTCTCGAGCCACGTCGCGAGCCTGCTCGCTCCGCATAAGCGGCCGCGACAGGTGGAAATTGTCCCGGATCTGCCCCGCAATGCCATGGGGAAAGTGCTCAAGAAGCAGCTCGGCGCGCGATCGACCACCTGA
- the secG gene encoding preprotein translocase subunit SecG — protein MELAIQILHVLVCVFLVLTILLQAGKGASIGAAFGGAGSQTVFGGRGAQTFLSKLTTTAAAIFFLTSLTLSHLSGGEGRSVVQGEHAPVTAPAAADVAAPDAAPAAEQQPAEAAPAAPAPDAQQAPAAE, from the coding sequence ATGGAACTCGCAATCCAGATCCTCCACGTGCTCGTCTGCGTCTTCCTCGTCCTCACGATCCTGCTGCAGGCGGGCAAGGGCGCCAGCATCGGCGCGGCCTTCGGCGGCGCTGGTAGCCAGACGGTCTTCGGCGGCCGTGGCGCCCAGACGTTCCTGAGCAAGCTCACCACCACCGCGGCGGCGATCTTCTTCCTGACCTCGCTGACCCTCTCGCACCTCTCGGGTGGCGAGGGCCGGTCGGTGGTCCAGGGCGAGCACGCCCCGGTGACGGCTCCCGCCGCTGCCGACGTGGCCGCTCCGGATGCCGCGCCCGCCGCCGAGCAGCAGCCTGCCGAGGCCGCCCCCGCGGCGCCCGCGCCGGACGCCCAGCAGGCTCCCGCCGCCGAGTAA